The DNA window TGCACATCCCGATTAACTGCGATCTCATGAGCGGCGAAACACATTAGCGTCGAGCTGCTGTCGAAGCCGCCGAAAAAGAAAGTGAACGCTTGCGCTACCATGTCGTCGATAGTCAAATCCGTCTTGCCGTCTTTACCTCTGCTCTCCATCATTAGCTGCAGCATGTCCGGCCGGACGATGCCTTTCTCCTCTCTGGTTTTTATCGTGGTCTTTATAAGATCCCGAAAGAAATTCGCGTTCTTCTCGGGAAGGAGTTTCAGTTTCAATATCCGCGCCAGCCAGGGTAAGGTCCTGAATATGTAAAATCTTAAAAACTGCGCGGCGCTGAATACAGTCACTTCCTTGCCGTACACGTAAAATTTGTTCTCCGGATCTCTCATCGAGTCGACGTTGACGCCGAAGGCGCAGGTGGCGATCACGTCGTTCGTATACCTCGTGAAAACGTCTTTCGTGTTTATCGTCCTCTTCTCCGGTGGTAATTGCGCCAGGTAATTACTAAACTCGATTCCGTAATCCGACATCAGCTTGAACATATTTTTCATCTTGCTGGTCGTGAAGGCCGGGCTCAATATAGCTCGCGTCTCTCGCCACTTCTCGCCGCGAAGAGCGACGAGATTCTTCCCGAAGAACGGATCCTGCGTCTCGTCGATAAAACGACGGTGATCCATGAACATGTCGAAATGCTTTAGCGTGATAGTCTTGATCAGCTCGGGATCGCGTAGCACGATGAGCGGCTTAGTTAGATCGTACATGCCGACATATTTAGCGTCCGGATGCAAGTCGTACGTCGTCTTTACGACATCGGCAATGGATTTCCTACGTAAAAGTATCGGGCCCATGTTTCCCAACAACGGCACGGGTCGTGCACACGGTATGCCATGCTTCTTGAAAAAATCAAAATCCTTGAAGAGAAGGTAATATAGAACCAAAGTGCTTATTATCACTAATAAAGCGATCAAGTATATCATATTGACAAATGTCTATGCGATTAAACTCagctttgaaattaaaaataaagctattgttttaataatcttattgtaatgtcaacaattttttttcaatacgaTGTTGTACGCACAAGCAATGACAAGCGACTGATACTAagacgattaatttttatcttatatacGTAGAGATATCAGTTGCGTAACGTAGTGCAATAACTTTGCACGATATTGTACAacattttaaacgtaaaagaCGTAAAGCGTTAAAGAGCATTCAGAGTTAtgtagattttattattatagacGTGTAGATTTAGAAATGacaaaacataaatttttttttttatataaacgtaTGTTTAAGCTGTTTTTAATTGAAGGCTTTGTCATATAATACGCACATTtatctcaataaaaatttaatttttgcacaaAATAATCTACAGGGAGAAATTT is part of the Cardiocondyla obscurior isolate alpha-2009 linkage group LG14, Cobs3.1, whole genome shotgun sequence genome and encodes:
- the LOC139108101 gene encoding cytochrome P450 9e2-like; protein product: MIYLIALLVIISTLVLYYLLFKDFDFFKKHGIPCARPVPLLGNMGPILLRRKSIADVVKTTYDLHPDAKYVGMYDLTKPLIVLRDPELIKTITLKHFDMFMDHRRFIDETQDPFFGKNLVALRGEKWRETRAILSPAFTTSKMKNMFKLMSDYGIEFSNYLAQLPPEKRTINTKDVFTRYTNDVIATCAFGVNVDSMRDPENKFYVYGKEVTVFSAAQFLRFYIFRTLPWLARILKLKLLPEKNANFFRDLIKTTIKTREEKGIVRPDMLQLMMESRGKDGKTDLTIDDMVAQAFTFFFGGFDSSSTLMCFAAHEIAVNRDVQERLQNEIDQVLEANNGEAPYEAVNGMEYLDAVISETLRVYPNGLALDRLCVEDYELPPALPGMKPLNIKKGQGMWIPVYGLHHDPKYFEDPEKFDPERFLGERKKNTLNCGAYLPFGLGPRMCIGNRFALMETKILMVHLLSRCELMVCEKTPLPLKMGTDGFNITPKGGFWLSVVPRKNVHHTIRD